The proteins below come from a single Agrobacterium vitis genomic window:
- a CDS encoding HPr family phosphocarrier protein has protein sequence MTSFTRDLLIVNKRGLHARASAKFVQTVQGFNAEVTVSKDGTTVGGTSIMGLMMLAASPGCTITVVTSGEEAEKAIDTLDALVRDKFGEEM, from the coding sequence ATGACCTCCTTCACCAGAGACCTGCTGATCGTCAACAAGCGCGGCCTTCATGCCCGGGCGTCCGCCAAATTCGTCCAGACGGTGCAGGGCTTTAATGCCGAAGTCACCGTCAGCAAGGATGGAACCACCGTCGGCGGAACCTCGATCATGGGTCTGATGATGTTGGCGGCGAGCCCCGGCTGCACGATTACCGTCGTTACCTCAGGCGAAGAGGCTGAAAAGGCAATCGACACGCTGGATGCGCTGGTGCGCGACAAGTTTGGCGAGGAAATGTAA
- a CDS encoding ATP-binding protein produces the protein MRAESASFGDTGPSAGAASGIAGRGFLRLSRWWLHGSTVLAGGLVCHSALAQTIAVPQLNAGGIGTFSSTEMIGLSLVIGAISATLLSTLWLVRQRNSIEADSREIRSALSDANQRISRYQALIADKNRRIVIWDGGETKPEQLGQLPVETGAPQTEGDFLAFGRWMKPGSAADLDNAIEKLRFNAQSFDLIVETYRDEVLEVQGRVSGGRAFARFVALNNLRAELAELKIEKTRLSTAIETFESLLESVEQPVWQRDSEGRLVWVNQAYSDAVEALTPDQAIQEGREILNTITREKIRATLTPISPYHDTVSTVVHGNRTFFSVVDTKTPKGSCGMAIDVSREEALREELSRTLKSHAETLDHLATPVAIFDGERRLQFYNQAFQQLWDLDLAFLESRPDHAELLDRLRSAGKLPEQLSWKAWKENTLSVYRSIDTQTVLWHLPNGQTLRVIASAHPQGGATWVFENLTEQVDLETRYNTLVRVQGETIDHLSEGVAVFGPDGRIRLSNPAFRALWGITETQAAPGTHIRAIEEACALSYEKPDGWRAFGKMITSFEDERPSSQGTIELMSGLVLDYAVIPLPNAQTMLTFVNITDSVRAERALLEKNEALRKADELKNDFVQHISYELRSPLTNIIGFTDLLKSTAIGPLNERQGEYVDHISTSSAVLLTIVNDILDLATVDAGIMRLTYSDIDLTDLLDDVSMQMTDRLQEGGVTLEILAPSHLGDIVADQQRLKQILIKIITNAVNFSPEGAKVVLKCWREDADFVFSVSDTGCGIPEDMLPSVFKRFSSNAKGGKRTGAGLGLSIVESFVHLHNGTVSINSVPNQGTTVLCRIPSGVLVHSVAAE, from the coding sequence ATGCGCGCCGAATCTGCGTCCTTCGGGGACACAGGACCCAGCGCAGGCGCGGCCAGCGGCATCGCCGGACGTGGCTTCCTGCGTTTATCGCGCTGGTGGCTGCACGGGAGCACGGTTCTTGCTGGTGGGCTCGTGTGCCATTCTGCCCTAGCGCAAACGATTGCCGTGCCGCAGCTGAATGCGGGCGGCATCGGCACGTTTTCATCCACTGAAATGATTGGCCTTTCCCTGGTAATCGGCGCGATTTCCGCGACGCTTCTGTCCACACTCTGGCTGGTGCGTCAGCGCAACAGTATCGAGGCGGATAGCCGGGAGATACGATCGGCCCTGTCGGATGCCAACCAGCGCATTTCCCGTTATCAGGCGCTGATTGCCGACAAGAACCGTCGCATCGTCATCTGGGACGGTGGTGAAACCAAGCCGGAACAGCTGGGCCAATTGCCCGTTGAAACCGGCGCACCCCAGACCGAAGGCGATTTCTTGGCCTTTGGCCGCTGGATGAAGCCCGGTTCGGCCGCCGACCTGGACAATGCCATTGAGAAACTGCGCTTTAACGCCCAGAGCTTTGACCTGATCGTCGAGACCTATCGCGACGAGGTGCTGGAAGTGCAGGGCCGTGTTTCCGGCGGGCGGGCCTTTGCCCGTTTCGTGGCGCTCAATAATCTGCGCGCCGAACTGGCCGAGCTGAAGATCGAAAAGACCCGGCTCTCCACCGCCATCGAAACCTTCGAAAGCCTGCTGGAATCCGTCGAACAACCCGTCTGGCAGCGCGATTCCGAGGGGCGGCTGGTCTGGGTCAATCAGGCCTATAGCGATGCCGTTGAAGCGCTGACCCCTGATCAGGCCATACAGGAAGGCCGTGAAATCCTCAACACCATTACCCGGGAAAAGATCCGGGCGACGTTGACGCCGATTTCGCCTTACCACGATACGGTTTCCACCGTCGTGCATGGCAACCGCACGTTCTTTTCTGTGGTCGATACCAAGACGCCGAAGGGCTCTTGCGGCATGGCCATCGACGTATCGCGTGAAGAGGCGCTGCGCGAGGAATTGAGCCGCACCTTGAAAAGCCACGCCGAAACGCTGGATCATCTGGCAACGCCCGTGGCGATTTTCGACGGCGAACGGCGGCTGCAATTCTACAATCAGGCCTTCCAGCAGCTCTGGGATCTGGATCTTGCTTTCCTCGAATCTCGCCCCGACCATGCCGAATTGCTGGACCGGCTGCGCAGCGCCGGCAAGTTGCCGGAACAGTTGAGCTGGAAGGCATGGAAGGAAAACACCCTTTCTGTCTACCGCTCCATCGATACCCAGACCGTGCTATGGCACCTGCCCAACGGCCAGACCCTACGCGTCATCGCCTCTGCCCATCCGCAGGGCGGCGCCACCTGGGTGTTTGAGAACCTCACCGAACAGGTGGATCTCGAAACCCGCTATAATACGCTGGTCCGGGTTCAGGGTGAAACCATCGATCATCTGTCCGAAGGCGTTGCCGTTTTTGGTCCTGATGGCCGAATCCGGCTGTCCAATCCGGCCTTCCGGGCGCTCTGGGGCATTACCGAGACGCAGGCCGCACCAGGCACCCATATCCGCGCCATCGAAGAGGCCTGTGCTCTATCCTATGAAAAACCGGATGGATGGCGCGCCTTCGGCAAGATGATTACCAGTTTCGAGGATGAGCGGCCGTCCAGCCAAGGTACGATTGAGCTGATGTCCGGCCTGGTGCTGGATTACGCTGTCATCCCGCTGCCCAATGCCCAGACGATGCTGACCTTCGTCAACATTACCGACAGCGTTCGGGCGGAACGGGCGCTGCTTGAAAAGAATGAAGCCCTGCGCAAGGCTGACGAGTTGAAGAACGATTTCGTCCAGCATATTTCCTATGAACTGCGCTCGCCGCTCACCAATATCATCGGCTTTACCGATCTGTTGAAATCGACGGCCATCGGTCCGCTCAATGAACGGCAGGGGGAATATGTCGATCATATTTCCACCTCGTCTGCCGTTCTGCTGACCATCGTCAACGACATTCTCGACCTTGCCACAGTCGATGCCGGCATCATGCGGCTGACCTATTCGGATATCGATCTCACCGATCTTCTGGACGATGTGTCGATGCAGATGACCGACCGGTTGCAGGAAGGCGGCGTGACGCTGGAAATCCTTGCTCCGTCGCATCTGGGCGACATTGTCGCCGACCAGCAACGGCTGAAGCAGATCCTGATCAAGATCATCACCAATGCCGTGAACTTCTCGCCCGAAGGCGCCAAGGTCGTGCTGAAATGCTGGCGCGAAGATGCCGACTTCGTATTTTCGGTTTCCGATACCGGATGCGGCATTCCAGAAGATATGCTGCCATCGGTGTTCAAGCGTTTTTCCTCGAATGCCAAGGGTGGCAAGCGCACCGGGGCTGGCCTTGGCCTGTCGATTGTCGAAAGCTTCGTGCATCTGCATAACGGCACCGTGTCGATCAACAGTGTTCCCAACCAAGGCACCACGGTTCTTTGCCGAATTCCGTCCGGTGTGCTCGTCCATTCCGTCGCCGCAGAATGA
- the tsaE gene encoding tRNA (adenosine(37)-N6)-threonylcarbamoyltransferase complex ATPase subunit type 1 TsaE produces the protein MTGLEISLHLSLADEAATIQLGEDLALALKRGDCLALHGDLGAGKSTLARALLRALADDDDLEVPSPTFTLVQSYELRIPAAHFDLYRLGDASELDELGFDEALDTGICLVEWPERAEGRLPKTTIGLHYGFPPDGGRQLTISGPEDRLSRIRRVLAIRTFLDANGMAGARRRFLTGDADYRAYETARMDGQSQRIVMDSPKRPATPIIRLGKTYPELVHLAEDHRAFVAIDQLLKDAGLTVPKIYASDSDGILLIEDLGQDGILDAQGQPVAERYMEAAAALAFLHGQNVSREISVSPDHIHRIPDFDAAAMAFETELLLDWYMPSSLGRQPDDEERQAYLALWSDMFSQISDRSSLVLRDVHSPNLLWQEGKQGIARVGLIDFQDAMIGPAAYDVASLIQDARVTIEPELQKRLLEHYLALRRAEAGFDESAFRRDFAIMAAQRNCKLVGLWVRLMKRDGKPGYMQHMPRTLAYLGGVLEHEALTPLKDWLLTHGLLPRA, from the coding sequence ATGACAGGATTAGAGATATCGCTTCATCTTTCGCTTGCCGATGAGGCGGCGACGATCCAGCTCGGGGAAGATCTGGCGCTTGCCCTGAAGCGGGGGGACTGCCTTGCCCTGCATGGTGATCTCGGAGCGGGAAAGTCTACCCTTGCAAGAGCATTGCTGCGGGCCTTGGCCGATGACGATGATCTGGAAGTGCCAAGCCCGACTTTCACGCTGGTCCAAAGCTATGAGTTGCGCATTCCCGCTGCTCACTTTGATCTCTACCGGCTGGGTGATGCTTCCGAGCTTGATGAGCTGGGCTTTGATGAGGCGCTGGATACCGGCATTTGCCTCGTCGAATGGCCAGAACGGGCCGAAGGCCGGCTGCCGAAGACGACAATCGGCCTGCATTACGGTTTCCCCCCGGATGGCGGGCGTCAACTGACCATCAGCGGGCCTGAGGACAGGCTGAGCCGAATCCGGCGGGTGCTCGCTATCCGCACTTTCCTCGATGCCAATGGCATGGCGGGCGCCCGACGCCGCTTCCTGACTGGTGATGCGGACTACCGCGCCTATGAAACGGCAAGGATGGACGGTCAATCGCAGCGCATCGTGATGGACAGCCCCAAACGACCGGCCACACCGATCATCCGCCTCGGCAAGACCTACCCGGAACTCGTGCATCTGGCAGAAGACCACCGGGCTTTCGTGGCTATCGATCAACTGTTGAAGGATGCGGGGCTTACCGTCCCCAAGATTTATGCCAGTGACTCCGATGGCATTTTACTGATCGAAGATCTCGGTCAGGACGGCATTCTGGATGCACAGGGTCAGCCGGTCGCCGAGCGTTATATGGAAGCTGCTGCCGCGCTTGCTTTCCTGCATGGGCAAAATGTTTCACGTGAAATTTCTGTCTCGCCTGACCATATCCACCGCATTCCCGATTTCGATGCAGCGGCCATGGCGTTCGAGACGGAATTGCTGCTTGATTGGTATATGCCCTCTTCGCTCGGACGACAGCCCGATGACGAGGAACGCCAAGCCTATCTCGCTCTCTGGTCGGACATGTTTAGCCAGATCAGTGACCGCAGCAGTCTGGTGCTGCGCGATGTCCATTCCCCGAATCTCCTTTGGCAGGAAGGAAAACAGGGCATCGCCCGCGTCGGCCTGATCGATTTCCAGGATGCGATGATCGGTCCGGCTGCCTATGACGTCGCCTCCCTGATTCAGGATGCACGTGTCACCATCGAACCGGAGCTGCAAAAGCGGCTGCTTGAGCATTATCTGGCGCTGCGCCGTGCCGAAGCCGGATTTGATGAAAGCGCTTTTCGACGGGATTTCGCCATTATGGCTGCTCAGCGCAATTGCAAGCTGGTCGGGCTTTGGGTGCGGCTGATGAAACGCGATGGCAAGCCCGGCTATATGCAGCATATGCCCCGGACGCTCGCCTATCTCGGCGGCGTGCTGGAGCATGAGGCGCTCACGCCTTTGAAAGACTGGCTTTTGACACACGGCCTGTTGCCGCGCGCTTGA
- a CDS encoding HPr kinase/phosphatase C-terminal domain-containing protein yields the protein MNESRLNLHATGVVLGRRGYLIMGPSGSGKSQLARLLLENAWQNGLFAALVADDRVWLEARGGRLIASRPQTIAGLMEIRFSGLVTVPSLDAAVIDAVVLSVEPSSMTERLPQSAESRCFFPGQSLPVLRLCPAHHPSVAGLQWLLEAWASD from the coding sequence ATGAACGAGAGCCGGCTCAACCTGCATGCAACCGGTGTCGTGCTGGGCAGGCGAGGCTATTTGATCATGGGGCCGAGTGGGTCGGGGAAGTCGCAATTGGCCCGCCTCCTGCTGGAAAATGCGTGGCAAAATGGCCTTTTTGCCGCTCTGGTGGCCGACGATAGGGTATGGCTGGAAGCCCGAGGCGGCAGATTGATCGCGTCCCGACCCCAGACAATTGCCGGGTTGATGGAAATCCGATTCAGCGGATTGGTGACCGTTCCAAGCCTCGATGCGGCGGTGATCGATGCCGTCGTCCTTTCGGTCGAGCCATCGTCGATGACGGAACGCCTGCCGCAAAGCGCTGAAAGCAGGTGTTTTTTTCCGGGTCAATCCTTACCTGTCCTTCGCCTATGCCCAGCTCATCATCCAAGCGTTGCGGGGCTGCAATGGTTGCTGGAGGCGTGGGCGTCAGATTAA
- the addB gene encoding double-strand break repair protein AddB yields the protein MSSLQARIFTIPPDRPFLRLIAETLCDGRLAPGFRYDPADPLSLSKVTILVPTRRAVRVLRAQFVEVLGGQSAILPMIKPLGEAEDDASYFDAETPALLALNPPISNTVRLLELAQLILAWRNKLPDIVLSIHTETPLVAPASPADAVWLARALVELIDSVETEERDWADLDKLDARDFASWWQLTLAFLGIASAYWPARLEELNRSSPVLHRNALLRTERDRVGHLSDPHPVIVAGSTGSIPAASELIAAVARLPQGVIVLPGLDKAMPDDQWQSVGGEQPPGMPPEPTARTHPQYGLHRLLGRLGLTRDDVGVLEEAEPDLADRSEILSRALSPAKATDQWTAWRQAFGDNRFQAAFADVALIEAANEREEAIAIAITLRLALERPGADGGESRAALITPDRNLARRVASELARFGIEADDSAGTPFSATPQGTLLVLVLEAVLRPGDPVAIVSLLKHPLARFGLSDDGHREAADALEAIALRGGTGAIDIAALAPLFDEQVVAQFDDRHPPAWRRSFTNQTRQQARILAEAIAEAVEPLAGHVVAKPDGHHFTTRLSLREWAERTGQVLEAVARTDEGDLAPLWANEAGAVLARLLSEIMETDGQLSADGPQWIEIVAALTASESVKPKSLRHPRVFIFGALESRLQNVDTMILGGLNEGSWPGTTTNNPFLSRSMKTEMGLEPPERQIGQLAHDFEMANGTRQLIYCRALRQGSAPTVASRWLQRLLALGGKDFAETLKARGERYRHFAELLDKGADQAAAQRPQPKPPADLHPKTYSFSEVGRLRRDPYSIYARRILKLDPVEPFNSDPGASERGTLYHAIVEQFVARMPEKLGPDAEQLMSEIADTLFAEGNLPPHIHVVWRKRFSEVGLAFIEWQRQRDPAKLVTEARAGVELGEIDIRLTGIADRIDIRAGHADIIDYKTGLNPSVSQARSLLDPQLALEAAALTMGAFKDVGRLNPDNLIYVRLRPGGRFKADQVNNELTGKGDKAKSALDLAQESIAQLTRFVTLLQSGERGYVSRLMPAMMNDFSGDYDHLARVAEWSTAEAAEESSSDD from the coding sequence ATGTCCAGCCTGCAAGCCCGCATCTTCACTATTCCCCCGGATCGGCCTTTCCTGCGGCTGATTGCCGAGACCCTGTGCGATGGCCGTCTCGCCCCCGGCTTTCGCTATGATCCAGCCGATCCCCTGTCCCTGTCCAAGGTCACGATCCTGGTGCCGACCCGGCGTGCGGTGCGCGTGCTGCGCGCTCAGTTCGTTGAGGTGCTGGGTGGCCAATCCGCCATTCTGCCGATGATCAAGCCCCTGGGTGAAGCCGAGGACGATGCCAGTTATTTTGACGCGGAAACCCCGGCGCTGCTGGCGTTGAACCCGCCGATCAGCAATACGGTGCGGCTGCTGGAACTGGCGCAGTTGATTCTTGCGTGGCGCAACAAGCTGCCGGATATCGTGTTGAGCATTCACACCGAAACCCCGCTTGTCGCTCCGGCCAGCCCGGCGGATGCCGTGTGGCTGGCGCGGGCGCTGGTGGAACTGATCGATTCGGTGGAAACCGAGGAGCGTGACTGGGCCGATCTCGACAAGCTCGATGCCCGTGATTTTGCCTCCTGGTGGCAGCTAACGCTGGCTTTCCTCGGCATAGCCAGCGCCTATTGGCCAGCCCGGCTGGAAGAGTTGAACCGGTCTTCGCCGGTTCTCCACCGCAATGCCTTGCTGCGCACCGAACGCGACCGTGTTGGTCACCTTTCTGATCCTCATCCGGTGATCGTCGCGGGCTCGACCGGCTCGATTCCTGCTGCGTCCGAGCTGATCGCGGCGGTGGCGCGCTTGCCCCAAGGGGTGATCGTGCTGCCGGGGTTGGACAAGGCCATGCCGGATGATCAGTGGCAAAGCGTTGGGGGTGAACAGCCTCCCGGCATGCCGCCGGAGCCAACTGCCCGCACCCATCCGCAATACGGTCTGCACCGGCTCTTAGGCCGTCTCGGCTTGACCCGTGACGACGTGGGCGTGCTGGAAGAGGCAGAACCAGACCTTGCTGACCGCAGCGAAATTCTCTCCCGGGCGCTGTCGCCTGCCAAGGCAACTGACCAATGGACCGCCTGGCGGCAGGCATTCGGGGATAACAGGTTTCAGGCCGCCTTTGCCGATGTGGCGCTGATTGAGGCGGCCAACGAGCGGGAAGAGGCGATTGCCATCGCCATTACCCTCAGGCTGGCCCTGGAGCGGCCCGGTGCCGATGGCGGAGAAAGCCGCGCCGCGCTGATTACCCCTGACCGCAACCTTGCGCGTCGGGTTGCTTCGGAACTGGCCCGATTCGGCATCGAGGCCGACGATTCGGCGGGTACGCCATTTTCGGCGACGCCGCAGGGCACGTTGCTGGTGCTGGTGCTGGAAGCGGTGTTGCGGCCCGGCGATCCCGTTGCCATCGTCTCCTTACTTAAGCACCCACTCGCCCGTTTTGGCTTGAGCGACGATGGACATCGTGAAGCCGCCGACGCTTTGGAGGCCATTGCGCTGCGCGGCGGCACCGGTGCCATCGACATCGCCGCGCTGGCACCGCTGTTCGATGAACAGGTGGTCGCCCAGTTCGATGACCGCCATCCGCCAGCCTGGCGGCGCTCTTTTACCAATCAGACCCGGCAGCAAGCACGGATACTGGCCGAGGCAATCGCAGAGGCGGTGGAACCGCTTGCCGGTCATGTCGTCGCCAAGCCGGATGGTCACCATTTCACCACCCGTTTGTCTTTGAGGGAATGGGCCGAGCGCACCGGTCAGGTGCTGGAGGCTGTGGCTCGCACCGATGAGGGTGATCTTGCTCCTCTTTGGGCCAATGAAGCCGGTGCCGTTTTGGCGCGACTGCTTAGCGAAATTATGGAAACCGATGGTCAGTTGAGCGCCGATGGTCCGCAATGGATCGAGATTGTCGCGGCACTGACCGCCAGCGAATCGGTCAAGCCGAAATCGCTGCGCCATCCGCGCGTGTTCATCTTCGGTGCGCTGGAATCGCGTCTGCAAAACGTCGATACGATGATCCTCGGTGGGTTGAACGAAGGATCATGGCCCGGCACCACCACCAATAATCCATTTCTGTCGCGCAGCATGAAAACCGAAATGGGACTGGAGCCGCCGGAACGGCAGATCGGCCAGCTTGCCCATGACTTCGAAATGGCCAATGGCACCCGCCAACTGATCTATTGCCGCGCCCTGCGGCAGGGATCGGCCCCCACCGTTGCCTCCCGCTGGCTGCAAAGGCTGCTGGCGCTGGGTGGCAAGGATTTTGCAGAGACGCTGAAAGCCAGAGGGGAGCGCTACCGTCATTTTGCCGAGTTGCTCGATAAAGGCGCAGATCAAGCCGCCGCCCAACGCCCGCAGCCAAAGCCACCGGCCGATCTGCATCCGAAAACCTATTCCTTCAGCGAGGTCGGGCGTCTCAGGCGCGATCCCTATTCGATCTATGCCCGCCGCATTCTGAAGCTCGATCCGGTTGAACCGTTCAACAGCGATCCCGGCGCCTCCGAACGCGGCACGCTCTACCATGCGATTGTTGAGCAATTCGTGGCGCGTATGCCCGAAAAGCTGGGGCCTGACGCTGAACAGTTGATGAGCGAGATTGCCGACACGCTGTTTGCCGAGGGAAATCTGCCACCGCATATTCACGTCGTCTGGCGCAAGCGCTTCTCTGAGGTTGGCCTCGCCTTTATCGAGTGGCAGCGCCAGCGTGATCCGGCCAAGCTGGTGACGGAAGCCCGCGCCGGGGTGGAACTCGGCGAGATCGATATCCGGCTCACTGGTATTGCCGACCGGATCGATATCCGGGCCGGGCACGCCGATATCATCGATTACAAAACCGGTCTTAACCCCAGCGTTTCCCAGGCCCGCAGCCTGCTTGATCCGCAATTGGCTTTGGAAGCTGCGGCCCTGACCATGGGGGCCTTCAAGGATGTCGGACGGCTGAATCCGGATAATTTGATTTATGTCCGGCTTCGGCCCGGCGGGCGCTTTAAGGCCGATCAGGTTAATAACGAGCTGACCGGCAAGGGCGACAAGGCAAAGTCGGCACTGGATCTGGCGCAGGAATCCATCGCGCAACTGACCCGCTTCGTCACCCTGCTGCAATCGGGTGAGCGCGGCTATGTCTCGCGGCTGATGCCAGCGATGATGAATGATTTCAGCGGCGACTACGATCATCTGGCCCGCGTCGCTGAATGGTCCACCGCTGAAGCGGCAGAGGAGAGCAGCAGCGATGACTGA
- a CDS encoding PTS sugar transporter subunit IIA — MIGLVLVTHGKLAEEFHYAVEHVVGPQKFIETICIGPEDDMDQRRQDILDAVMRADDGHGVIILTDMFGGTPSNLAISVMNTGRIEVIAGVNLPMLIKLAGVRGENDMEKALVDASEAGRKYINVASRVLSGK, encoded by the coding sequence ATGATCGGACTTGTGCTTGTCACCCATGGCAAGCTGGCTGAAGAATTTCATTATGCCGTGGAACATGTCGTTGGTCCGCAGAAATTCATCGAGACAATCTGTATCGGTCCGGAGGACGATATGGATCAGCGCCGCCAGGATATCCTGGATGCTGTGATGCGCGCCGATGATGGGCATGGGGTGATCATCCTGACGGATATGTTCGGGGGAACGCCTTCCAATCTCGCAATTTCGGTGATGAATACCGGGCGGATCGAAGTGATCGCCGGCGTCAACCTGCCCATGCTGATCAAGCTGGCGGGAGTGCGCGGCGAGAATGACATGGAAAAAGCACTCGTCGATGCGTCGGAAGCCGGCCGCAAATACATCAATGTGGCCAGCCGCGTTCTGAGCGGCAAATAG
- the ahcY gene encoding adenosylhomocysteinase: MSTVQDYIVADIGLADYGRKELDIAETEMPGLMSCRSELGETKPLKGARISGSLHMTIQTAVLIETLTALGAEVRWASCNIFSTQDHAAAAIAASGVPVFAVKGESLTEYWDYTDRIFQWTDGGQSNMILDDGGDATMYILLGARAEAGENILVNPSSEEEEILFAQIKKRLAATPGFFTKQRDAIKGVTEETTTGVNRLYQLSQKGLLPFPAINVNDSVTKSKFDNKYGCKESLVDGIRRATDVMMAGKVAVVCGYGDVGKGSAASLSGAGARVKVTEVDPICALQAAMDGFEVVRLEDVVKTADIFITTTGNKDVIRIEHMREMKDMAIVGNIGHFDNEIQVVALKNLKWVNIKPQVDMIEFPAGNRMILLSEGRLLNLGNATGHPSFVMSASFTNQVLAQIELFTKPDAYKNQVYVLPKHLDEKVARLHLEKLGVRLTELSDEQASYIGVTPSGPFKADHYRY; the protein is encoded by the coding sequence ATGAGCACTGTACAGGATTACATCGTCGCCGATATCGGCCTTGCGGATTACGGTCGCAAGGAATTGGATATTGCCGAAACCGAAATGCCGGGCCTGATGTCCTGCCGCTCGGAGCTTGGCGAAACCAAGCCGCTAAAGGGCGCCCGCATCAGCGGTTCGCTGCACATGACCATTCAGACAGCTGTGCTGATCGAGACGTTGACGGCGCTGGGCGCCGAGGTACGCTGGGCATCCTGCAACATCTTTTCCACCCAGGACCATGCCGCCGCCGCAATCGCTGCCTCGGGCGTGCCGGTCTTTGCCGTCAAGGGTGAAAGCCTGACGGAATATTGGGATTATACCGACCGGATCTTCCAATGGACTGATGGTGGCCAGTCCAACATGATCCTCGACGATGGCGGCGACGCCACCATGTATATCCTGCTTGGTGCGCGCGCCGAAGCCGGTGAAAATATTCTGGTCAACCCTTCGTCCGAAGAAGAAGAAATCCTGTTCGCGCAGATCAAGAAGCGCTTGGCAGCAACACCGGGCTTCTTTACCAAACAGCGTGACGCCATCAAGGGTGTCACCGAAGAAACCACGACAGGCGTCAACCGCCTCTACCAGCTCAGCCAAAAGGGCCTGCTGCCTTTCCCTGCTATTAATGTCAACGATTCCGTTACCAAGTCGAAGTTTGACAACAAATACGGCTGCAAGGAATCGCTGGTCGACGGCATTCGTCGCGCCACCGACGTGATGATGGCCGGCAAGGTTGCCGTGGTTTGCGGCTACGGTGATGTCGGCAAGGGCTCGGCTGCGTCGTTGAGCGGCGCTGGCGCCCGCGTCAAGGTCACGGAAGTGGATCCGATCTGCGCTTTGCAGGCCGCTATGGACGGTTTTGAAGTGGTGCGGCTTGAAGATGTCGTCAAGACGGCGGATATCTTCATCACCACGACCGGCAATAAGGATGTCATTCGCATCGAGCATATGCGCGAGATGAAGGACATGGCCATTGTTGGCAATATCGGCCATTTCGACAACGAAATTCAGGTTGTCGCGCTGAAGAACCTGAAATGGGTTAACATCAAGCCGCAGGTCGACATGATCGAATTCCCGGCGGGCAACCGGATGATCCTGCTTTCGGAAGGCCGATTGCTCAACCTCGGCAATGCCACGGGCCATCCGTCCTTCGTGATGAGCGCGTCGTTCACCAACCAGGTTCTGGCCCAGATCGAGCTTTTCACCAAGCCCGACGCCTATAAGAACCAGGTTTACGTTCTGCCGAAACATCTCGATGAAAAGGTCGCACGCCTGCATCTGGAAAAGCTCGGCGTCAGATTGACTGAACTTTCTGACGAACAGGCCTCCTATATTGGTGTCACGCCATCTGGCCCGTTCAAGGCTGACCACTACAGATACTAA
- a CDS encoding nucleotidyltransferase family protein, whose protein sequence is MKISQAMVLAAGLGTRMRPITETLPKPLVRVAGKTLVDYALDHLQQAGVETAVVNIHHFPEKMLAHLAGRDQPSIVISDERDGLMNNGGGLAKGIRHLAPGPLLVMNADLFWIGEPKDQPTNLQRLAETFDPAQMDMLMLCVTLEQTTGHNGKNDFNLGADGRLTRYQAGDPNPVVYAGALAMEHALLDDAPQDAFNLNIYFDRAIAKGRLFGLMLQGHWLTVGTPEAIEEAETVLARQPKDI, encoded by the coding sequence ATGAAGATTTCCCAAGCCATGGTGCTGGCCGCAGGGCTCGGCACAAGAATGCGTCCCATCACCGAAACCCTGCCGAAGCCTCTGGTGCGGGTGGCGGGCAAGACGCTGGTGGATTATGCGCTGGATCATTTGCAACAGGCGGGCGTAGAAACCGCTGTGGTCAACATTCACCATTTTCCAGAGAAAATGCTGGCGCATCTGGCCGGGCGCGATCAGCCGAGCATCGTGATTTCCGATGAGCGCGATGGCTTGATGAACAATGGCGGCGGACTGGCCAAAGGCATCAGGCATCTGGCTCCCGGCCCGTTGCTGGTGATGAATGCCGACCTGTTCTGGATCGGTGAGCCGAAGGACCAACCCACCAATCTGCAAAGACTGGCGGAAACCTTTGACCCGGCGCAGATGGATATGCTGATGCTATGCGTCACGTTGGAACAGACCACCGGCCATAATGGCAAGAATGATTTCAACCTCGGTGCTGATGGCAGGCTGACCCGCTACCAGGCGGGCGATCCAAACCCGGTGGTCTATGCCGGGGCTTTGGCCATGGAGCACGCCCTTTTAGACGATGCGCCGCAGGATGCTTTCAATCTCAATATCTATTTTGACCGGGCCATTGCCAAGGGGCGGTTGTTCGGGCTGATGCTTCAGGGCCATTGGCTGACAGTTGGTACGCCGGAGGCGATTGAAGAGGCGGAAACGGTGCTGGCCCGCCAGCCAAAGGACATCTGA